One part of the Thiothrix nivea DSM 5205 genome encodes these proteins:
- the rpsB gene encoding 30S ribosomal protein S2: protein MPKVTMRQMLEAGVHFGHQTRYWNPKMGQFIFGERNKIHIINLEQTLPMFNDATNFIGKLAAKGGKILFVGTKRSAREAVQEAAIACKMPYVNHRWLGGMLTNFKTVKQSIRRLKDLEKMAEDGSFQKLGKKEVLMLTRESEKLERSLGGIKDMRGLPDAIFIIDVGYEKIAVQEANKLGIPVIGVVDTNNSLAGIDYVIPGNDDAIRAIQLYVSAASDAVNEGHVAAAVAPEAEVAAADAAAADEAEPTTDAAAAE, encoded by the coding sequence ATGCCTAAAGTTACCATGCGCCAAATGCTTGAAGCTGGCGTTCATTTCGGTCACCAAACCCGTTACTGGAACCCTAAAATGGGTCAGTTCATCTTTGGTGAGCGCAACAAGATTCATATCATTAACCTTGAGCAAACCCTGCCAATGTTCAATGATGCGACCAACTTCATCGGCAAGCTGGCCGCCAAGGGTGGCAAAATCCTGTTCGTCGGTACCAAGCGTTCCGCGCGTGAAGCCGTTCAGGAAGCTGCCATTGCCTGCAAAATGCCTTACGTCAACCACCGTTGGCTGGGCGGGATGCTGACCAATTTCAAGACCGTCAAGCAATCCATCCGCCGCCTGAAAGATCTGGAAAAAATGGCCGAAGACGGTTCTTTCCAGAAACTGGGCAAGAAAGAAGTGCTGATGCTGACCCGCGAATCTGAAAAGCTGGAGCGCAGCCTGGGCGGTATCAAGGATATGCGTGGCCTGCCAGACGCGATTTTCATCATTGACGTAGGTTACGAAAAAATTGCCGTACAGGAAGCCAACAAACTGGGCATTCCGGTTATCGGCGTGGTGGATACCAACAACTCCCTGGCAGGTATTGATTATGTGATTCCTGGCAATGATGACGCGATCCGCGCTATCCAGCTGTACGTTTCAGCCGCTTCTGACGCGGTTAACGAAGGCCATGTAGCGGCTGCGGTTGCGCCTGAAGCTGAAGTTGCGGCAGCCGATGCAGCAGCTGCTGATGAAGCGGAACCAACCACTGATGCGGCGGCAGCTGAATAA